DNA sequence from the Methanococcus maripaludis genome:
CCGCTTTTTTTATTACATTTTCAGAAAAAAATCCGTTATCAATCGTTACCGCAAGTGTTTGTGCATTATCGCTTGCAATTTTTGAAATAAGTGTGCTGTCAACACCCCCAGAATATGCAACAACCACTTTTTTGTTTTTGAAAAACTCAAGTAACGAGTTATATTTTTCAAGCAAACCTTTTTTCATGATTTTCACCGCTCAAAACCCATTTCTTCAATCATTTTTAAATCAGACTGGATATTTTGCCCATTTGTAGTTAAATAGTTTCCAATCATTAAACCATCAAGTGCAAGAAGTGAATATTTCTGCATATCTTTTAAAACATGTTCTCTTCCACCACAAAGCCGAATTACTTTATCTGGAAGTGCAATTCTTGCAATACATATCGATTTTAATGCATCACGGGAATTAATTCGAGATATATCTCCAGAATATATTCTATCATGAATTTTGGTACCGTAAATTGGATTTAGTAAATTTAGAGCAACACTATCAACATCAAGTTTTTTTAACTCCATAAATAAATCAATCCTATCTTCAATAGATTCACCCATTCCAAAAATTCCGCCGCTGCACATCTCAAGCCCTATTTTTTTAGCTTCGAGAATTACTTTTACTTTTTCGCTGTAATCGTGGCTTGTACAGATATTTTTAAAGTAGTTTTCAGATGTTTCAAGGTTATTGTGGATTCTTACGTTTCTTTCTTTTAAAGCTTTTAATTTATCTTTATTTAAAAGCCCTAATGAAACGCAAACCTTTAATTTCGTTTTATTTTGAATTTCTTCAATCGATTCAATAATATTTTCAAATTCTAAATCTGTAACTGTTTTTCCACTAACAACAATCGAAAAGCGGTTTGAATATTTTTCAACCGATTTAGCATTTTTTAAAATCTCTTCTTTTGATTTTAATCCGTAAGTTTCTATTTTTGAACGGTTATGTTTTGATTGAGAGCAGAATATGCAGTTTTCAGGACAGATTCCTGATTTGGCATTTATAATTGAGCACAAATCAATATTATCCTTATTAAATAATTTTTTTAAGTTATATGATATATCTAGCAAATCATTTAAGTTTAAATTCCACAAATCAATTAAATCGTTTCTATTTAGTTTTTCAGAAGCTGATTTTTCGTAAATTTCTAAAGAATCAGAATTTAATTTAATTTCCTTCAAAAAACCACCTTTATGGCGAATAAGTTTCTAAAATAATTTTAAAAATAGTATTTGTTTTTACATTTTAAATTTAATGATCATCTATTTTCTTCAGATCCATACGGTTCATCATTTGAATTATCGTATTTTTCTTCGTTTTCTTCTTCATATTCTTCGTTTAAAACGGCGGCCTGAACAGTTTCGTTTGACGGATCAGTGTAGTCGGCACATCCTGTGAGGATTATGCAGAATATTATTGTAGAAATTAAAATTATACCTTTGATTGCTCTTGAATTCATGATTTACACCAATTATATTATAATTTTACATCAAACCATTTCAAAAACATTTCCTAAAACTTCTTTTTTATCCGTTTTTATCAATTGAGGTATTTTTCCAATTTTTCCAGCGTGTTCTCCAAATACTACAAAAACACCATCAATTTTTGAAATAGTTTCAGCTTTTTCAAGGCAATTATTTATTGCATCAACAGCATTTCCAACTGCAAAATTTCCAATCGAAGTTGCAACAGCATCGGCAATAATCGCAGATTTTGAAAAAACTGTAACTGAATCGGCATTTCCAAGGCTTACGGAGTGTCCGACAGTTCCTGAGGAAGTACAGATTCCATATCCATTTTTCATTTTTTCTTTTTTTAGTTTAAATCCTAAATTTCCAGAAAGTGATGAATTTCCTGCATAAAGCCCGACAGTCGTATCCATTTCGCATTTTAAACAGATATCTCCACCATTTTCAGAAATTGCATTTTTACAGTCATTTTCAATTAAATTTTCAACAATTAATTGGCTGAATGTTCCTGCAACTGCTGCCATTGGTCCAACATCTGCATTAAATCCAGCTTCAGCCATTAATTTTATAATTTCTGGTGCATTATCTGGCACTTCAACGGGAGAATAACTAGTTAAAAATATGGGATTTCTTAAAATATAATTTTCAAGGTTTAATCTTTCATTAATAATTGTATTTTTCGCCATTTTAAAAAATTTGGGATTATCTACTTTTAAAAGAATATTTGTTTCTTTAATGGATATTTTTTCTTGAAAAAATTTCATAGTATTCCTTTTTAAAATTAAAATAAATTAGAATGATTTAGTGTTGTTCTACCCAGTAGGAACCATCTTTTGAAAATTCCTTTTTCCATATTGGAACTTCTTCTTTTAAGCTGTCGATCAAATATTCACAGGCTAAAAATGCTTCTTTTCTGTGTTTTGCTCCAACAACTATCAATACAATATTATCCCCTACTTTTAGCGTTCCAATCCTGTGAATCAATGTAGCATCGATAATGTTAAACTTTTCAATCGCCCTATTTTTTAATTCTTCAAGTTTTTTTGAAGCCATCTGTTCGTAGCATTCAAATTCAATAAATTCAGCCTCTTTTTCAACGCCTTTATTGTAACCTACGTTTCTAACAACCCCTACAAAATTTACAAGTCCACCTATTTCAGGATGATTTTTTAAAAGGGCTTTAGTTTCAACGTCAATGTTAAAATCTTCATTAGACACTCTAATCATTTAAACCACCGCAAATTTTACATTCAGGATTTTTCTTTATATTAAACGTGAAATAGTCATTTGTTCGCATATTTATTGAAAGCAATTTATTTTTTAAAGGAGTTCCAATTCCAGTTATTAATTTTATCGCTTCACTCGCCTGAATTGAACCAATTACTCCAGGGGTTACTCCAAGTACCGGAAAAGACTTATTTTTTTCTTCATCTTTTAATTTAAAAATACATTCAATACATGGAGTTTTATTTGGAATTATCGTTGTAACCTGGCCTCTTAAATCTTCAATTGCGCCATGAACGAGGGGGATTTTATATTTATTTGAAAATCTATTTAATAAATATCTAGCTTTAAAATTATCAAGACAGTCAATAATAACATCTGAATTTTTGATGTGATTTTCGTTTACTTTTTCAGGATAAATTTCAATGTTTATCTCTGAATTAATACTTTCTAACTTTTCTTTTGCAGAAATAACCTTTTTTATTCCAATGTCCTTTTCAAAATGCAAGATCTGTCTGTTTAAATTTGAAAGTTCAACTTCCTGATAATCAACTAATTTTAAGTTTCCAACTCCTGCGGCAGCTAGATATTGTGAAACAACGGTTCCAAGGCCCCCAACACCGACAACAGTTACAGTTGCATCTAGCAGTTTTTTTTG
Encoded proteins:
- the bioB gene encoding biotin synthase BioB, with amino-acid sequence MKEIKLNSDSLEIYEKSASEKLNRNDLIDLWNLNLNDLLDISYNLKKLFNKDNIDLCSIINAKSGICPENCIFCSQSKHNRSKIETYGLKSKEEILKNAKSVEKYSNRFSIVVSGKTVTDLEFENIIESIEEIQNKTKLKVCVSLGLLNKDKLKALKERNVRIHNNLETSENYFKNICTSHDYSEKVKVILEAKKIGLEMCSGGIFGMGESIEDRIDLFMELKKLDVDSVALNLLNPIYGTKIHDRIYSGDISRINSRDALKSICIARIALPDKVIRLCGGREHVLKDMQKYSLLALDGLMIGNYLTTNGQNIQSDLKMIEEMGFER
- a CDS encoding UPF0280 family protein produces the protein MKFFQEKISIKETNILLKVDNPKFFKMAKNTIINERLNLENYILRNPIFLTSYSPVEVPDNAPEIIKLMAEAGFNADVGPMAAVAGTFSQLIVENLIENDCKNAISENGGDICLKCEMDTTVGLYAGNSSLSGNLGFKLKKEKMKNGYGICTSSGTVGHSVSLGNADSVTVFSKSAIIADAVATSIGNFAVGNAVDAINNCLEKAETISKIDGVFVVFGEHAGKIGKIPQLIKTDKKEVLGNVFEMV
- a CDS encoding molybdenum cofactor biosynthesis protein MoaE; the protein is MIRVSNEDFNIDVETKALLKNHPEIGGLVNFVGVVRNVGYNKGVEKEAEFIEFECYEQMASKKLEELKNRAIEKFNIIDATLIHRIGTLKVGDNIVLIVVGAKHRKEAFLACEYLIDSLKEEVPIWKKEFSKDGSYWVEQH
- a CDS encoding HesA/MoeB/ThiF family protein — protein: MNLERYKRQILMDDFGETGQKKLLDATVTVVGVGGLGTVVSQYLAAAGVGNLKLVDYQEVELSNLNRQILHFEKDIGIKKVISAKEKLESINSEINIEIYPEKVNENHIKNSDVIIDCLDNFKARYLLNRFSNKYKIPLVHGAIEDLRGQVTTIIPNKTPCIECIFKLKDEEKNKSFPVLGVTPGVIGSIQASEAIKLITGIGTPLKNKLLSINMRTNDYFTFNIKKNPECKICGGLND